The following proteins come from a genomic window of Candidatus Eisenbacteria bacterium:
- a CDS encoding ribonuclease HI family protein, translating to MRGVREDVGVEGIEEGKGDLSRLARDLLTDSVWERLRKSHPEEAIRRLRAFLEKECGGGKGGGAPGRAVAARGKKSEAPREGAFRLYTDGASSGNPGPSGAGGVIYDEKGRLVDSYSTPLGVTTNNVAEYAALREGLDRLVRLGARKADIFLDSELVVRQISGLYRVKSPQLAPLLAQVRERLDRIPGHRVRHVPREENKEADRLARDGIGGTG from the coding sequence ATGCGAGGGGTGCGGGAGGATGTTGGTGTGGAAGGAATAGAGGAGGGGAAGGGGGATCTGTCCCGTCTCGCGCGGGATCTTTTGACCGACTCGGTCTGGGAGAGGCTCCGCAAATCTCATCCGGAGGAAGCGATCCGCCGGCTTCGCGCTTTTCTGGAGAAGGAATGCGGAGGGGGAAAGGGCGGGGGAGCGCCGGGCCGCGCCGTGGCCGCGCGTGGGAAGAAGAGCGAAGCACCCCGGGAAGGCGCTTTCCGTCTCTACACCGACGGCGCCTCCAGCGGCAATCCGGGGCCTTCCGGCGCGGGAGGCGTGATCTACGACGAGAAGGGGCGGCTCGTGGACAGCTACAGCACCCCCCTCGGGGTGACCACGAACAACGTGGCGGAGTACGCCGCCCTCCGCGAGGGACTCGACCGACTGGTACGGCTCGGCGCGCGGAAGGCCGACATCTTTTTGGACAGCGAGTTGGTGGTGCGACAGATCAGCGGTCTTTACCGCGTCAAGAGCCCCCAGCTCGCCCCGCTCCTCGCGCAGGTGCGGGAGAGACTCGATCGGATCCCGGGGCATCGTGTGCGACACGTTCCGCGCGAGGAGAATAAAGAGGCGGATCGCCTCGCACGAGACGGAATCGGCGGTACGGGGTGA